Proteins co-encoded in one Quercus robur chromosome 8, dhQueRobu3.1, whole genome shotgun sequence genomic window:
- the LOC126696368 gene encoding uncharacterized protein LOC126696368, translating to MDLVEHVSQFNQRMTIHSKDEALMCKVFPSNLGPMAMRWFDGLRANSIDSFKELTWAFGSCFITCSRVPRPLDLLLSLSMREGETLKTYSNRYWEMFNEIDGDFDDVAISTFKVGLPAKHGLRKSITGKPITSVHQLMDRIDKYKRVEEDQ from the coding sequence ATGGACCTTGTAGAACATGTGAGCCAGTTCAATCAAAGGATGACTATCCATTCTAAGgatgaggctttgatgtgcaaggtgtttCCATCCAATTTAGGACctatggcgatgagatggttcgatgGCCTGAGGGccaattccatagattcctttaagGAGCTCACCTGGGCTTTTGGCTCTTGTTTTATCACGTGTAGTAGGGTGCCTCGGCCTTTGGACTTACTACtatccttatccatgcgagAGGGAGAGACTCTGAAGACGTACTCAAATAGATACTGGGAAATGTTCAACGAGATTGATGGTGACTTTGATGACGTggccatcagcaccttcaaggtCGGCCTCCCAGCCAAGCACGGTTTAAGGAAGTCTATAACTGGCAAGCCTATCACCAGTGTGCACCAACTTATGGACCGGATTGATAAGTACAAGAGGGTTGAGGAAGACCAGTAG